The following are encoded together in the Pectobacterium punjabense genome:
- the frr gene encoding ribosome recycling factor has product MINEIRKDAETRMDKCVEAFKNQINRIRTGRASPSILDGIQVEYYGSATPLRQLANVVVEDSRTLAISVFDRTLGPAVEKAIMASDLGLNPSSAGTVIRVPLPPLTEERRKDLIKVVRGEAEQGRISVRNVRRDANDKFKALLKDKAISEDEERRAQDDVQKLTDNFIKKVDAALAEKEAELMEF; this is encoded by the coding sequence GTGATTAATGAAATCAGAAAAGATGCTGAAACGCGCATGGACAAATGTGTTGAAGCGTTTAAAAACCAGATCAACAGAATCCGTACTGGCCGTGCATCGCCTAGTATTCTTGATGGCATTCAGGTTGAATACTATGGCAGTGCAACGCCATTACGCCAACTCGCTAACGTCGTGGTAGAAGACTCCCGTACGCTGGCGATTTCGGTATTCGATCGTACGCTTGGCCCAGCGGTTGAGAAAGCGATCATGGCCTCCGACCTCGGCCTGAACCCGTCTTCTGCTGGTACCGTAATCCGTGTTCCGTTGCCACCGCTGACGGAAGAACGTCGTAAAGATTTGATCAAAGTCGTTCGTGGCGAAGCAGAACAGGGGCGTATCTCTGTACGTAACGTGCGCCGTGATGCTAACGACAAATTTAAAGCTCTGTTGAAAGACAAGGCGATCAGCGAAGATGAAGAACGTCGTGCTCAGGACGACGTGCAGAAATTGACTGACAACTTCATTAAGAAAGTGGACGCCGCACTGGCAGAAAAAGAAGCGGAGCTGATGGAGTTCTAA
- the ispC gene encoding 1-deoxy-D-xylulose-5-phosphate reductoisomerase produces the protein MKQLTILGSTGSIGVSSLAVIKANPDKFAVRALSAGYNVKLMVEQCLSFQPAYASMADEASAIALRQQLAEYGCKTEVLAGEQAACDLAALDGVDQVMAAIVGAAGLLPTLAAIHAGKQVLLANKESLVTCGRLFMDAVAQSGAQLLPIDSEHNAIFQSLPEQIQRQLGYASLSQHGVERIILTGSGGPFRETSVSVLADMTPDQACAHPNWSMGRKISVDSATMMNKGLEYIEARWLFNASAEQMEVIIHPQSVIHSMVRYRDGSVLAQLGSPDMRTPIAHAMAYPERVTSGVKSLDFCQIGALTFLAPDYARYPCLQLAIDACNHGQSATTALNAANEIAVAAFLQSQIRFTDIAAVNRHVIEQLTLPEPGSVDDVLFIDNWARQVATQTLTHYAR, from the coding sequence ATGAAGCAACTGACAATTCTTGGTTCCACTGGCTCTATTGGCGTCAGTTCGCTGGCGGTGATTAAAGCCAATCCCGATAAATTTGCCGTACGCGCGCTATCTGCTGGATACAACGTCAAGCTGATGGTGGAACAATGCCTCTCTTTCCAACCTGCTTATGCCTCAATGGCTGATGAAGCTTCTGCAATTGCCCTGCGCCAGCAGTTAGCGGAATACGGTTGCAAAACAGAGGTTTTGGCTGGGGAACAAGCGGCATGTGATCTTGCTGCATTGGATGGTGTCGATCAGGTCATGGCTGCGATTGTGGGTGCCGCTGGGCTATTGCCAACATTGGCTGCAATCCATGCTGGAAAACAGGTGCTGTTGGCAAATAAAGAATCGCTTGTCACCTGTGGACGCCTCTTTATGGACGCCGTGGCGCAAAGTGGCGCACAGCTTTTACCGATTGATAGTGAACATAATGCGATTTTTCAGAGTTTGCCTGAGCAAATTCAACGCCAATTAGGTTACGCTTCATTGTCGCAGCATGGGGTCGAACGTATTATTTTGACCGGTTCTGGTGGACCTTTTCGCGAAACGTCGGTGTCGGTGCTGGCGGACATGACGCCGGATCAGGCGTGTGCGCATCCAAACTGGTCAATGGGACGCAAAATTTCGGTTGATTCTGCCACGATGATGAACAAAGGGCTGGAGTATATCGAAGCGCGCTGGTTGTTTAATGCTTCTGCCGAACAGATGGAAGTGATTATTCATCCGCAGTCGGTCATTCATTCTATGGTGCGTTACCGTGATGGCAGCGTTCTGGCGCAGTTGGGCTCGCCCGATATGCGTACGCCGATTGCCCATGCAATGGCTTATCCTGAACGTGTGACGTCGGGCGTAAAATCGTTAGATTTTTGCCAAATTGGTGCGCTGACATTTTTAGCGCCGGACTATGCGCGCTATCCTTGTTTACAGTTGGCGATTGATGCCTGTAATCATGGTCAGTCGGCCACCACGGCATTGAACGCAGCAAATGAAATTGCGGTAGCGGCATTTTTGCAGTCGCAGATACGCTTTACGGATATTGCGGCGGTAAATCGTCATGTTATTGAACAGCTTACATTGCCAGAACCCGGCAGCGTTGATGATGTTCTGTTCATCGACAACTGGGCCAGACAGGTCGCAACACAGACTCTGACACATTACGCGCGATAG
- the cdsA gene encoding phosphatidate cytidylyltransferase, producing MLKYRLITAFILIPIVIAALFLLPPLGFTLVTLAVCMLAAWEWGQLAGFASYGQRLWLAILCGFLLALMLLSLPAYHYSVHIPQISIALWSSLVWWGVALFLVLFYPASASFWRHSRALRLVFGIMTIVPFFWGMVALRHYNYAINPFAGAWWLLYVMLLVWGADSGAYMFGKLFGKRKLAPKVSPGKTWEGFLGGLATSALISVLFSLYAPLTVAPATLLICSIAAALASVLGDLTESMFKREAGIKDSSHLIPGHGGVLDRIDSLTAAVPVFSCLMLLLFKVA from the coding sequence TTGCTGAAGTATCGCCTGATTACTGCTTTTATTTTGATCCCGATTGTTATTGCTGCACTGTTCTTGCTGCCGCCTCTGGGGTTCACGCTTGTTACGCTGGCTGTTTGTATGCTGGCTGCATGGGAATGGGGGCAACTGGCGGGTTTTGCCTCTTATGGTCAACGCCTGTGGCTCGCGATCTTGTGTGGTTTCTTGCTGGCGCTGATGCTGTTATCGCTCCCGGCCTACCATTATTCTGTCCATATTCCGCAAATCAGTATCGCACTCTGGTCATCACTGGTGTGGTGGGGTGTTGCGCTGTTTTTGGTTCTGTTTTATCCGGCCTCAGCCTCATTTTGGCGTCACTCACGCGCATTGCGGCTTGTGTTCGGCATCATGACGATCGTGCCGTTTTTTTGGGGTATGGTCGCGCTTCGCCATTACAATTACGCGATTAATCCCTTCGCGGGTGCCTGGTGGCTGCTGTACGTGATGCTGTTGGTGTGGGGAGCAGACAGCGGTGCTTATATGTTCGGCAAACTGTTTGGCAAGCGTAAGCTCGCACCAAAAGTCTCGCCGGGCAAAACCTGGGAAGGCTTTCTCGGCGGTCTGGCAACCTCTGCGCTAATCTCTGTGCTGTTCAGCCTCTATGCGCCGTTAACGGTAGCGCCAGCGACGTTATTGATTTGTTCTATCGCCGCTGCGCTGGCCTCGGTATTGGGTGATTTGACGGAAAGCATGTTTAAGCGTGAGGCTGGCATCAAAGACAGTAGCCATTTGATTCCGGGGCATGGTGGTGTGCTCGATCGTATCGACAGCCTGACAGCTGCGGTTCCTGTGTTCTCTTGCCTGATGCTGCTGCTGTTTAAAGTGGCTTAG
- the rpsB gene encoding 30S ribosomal protein S2 — protein sequence MATVSMRDMLKAGVHFGHQTRYWNPKMKPFIFGARNKVHIINLEKTVPMFNDALAELSKIASRKGKILFVGTKRAASEAVKDAANNCDQFFVNHRWLGGMLTNWKTVRQSIKRLKDLETQSQDGTFDKLTKKEALMRTRELDKLENSLGGIKDMGGLPDALFVIDADHEHIAIKEANNLGIPVFAVVDTNSDPDGVDYIIPGNDDAIRAVSLYLSAVATAVREGRSQDLAVQAEEGLVEAE from the coding sequence ATGGCAACTGTTTCCATGCGCGATATGCTCAAGGCTGGCGTACACTTTGGTCACCAGACCCGTTACTGGAACCCGAAAATGAAGCCATTCATCTTCGGTGCACGTAACAAAGTTCACATCATCAACCTTGAAAAAACTGTACCAATGTTCAACGACGCTTTGGCTGAGTTGAGCAAAATTGCTTCTCGCAAAGGCAAAATTCTGTTCGTTGGTACTAAGCGCGCAGCAAGCGAAGCGGTAAAAGATGCGGCCAACAACTGCGATCAGTTCTTCGTGAACCATCGTTGGTTGGGCGGTATGCTGACTAACTGGAAAACCGTTCGTCAGTCCATCAAACGTTTGAAAGATCTGGAAACCCAATCTCAAGACGGCACGTTCGACAAGCTGACCAAAAAAGAGGCGCTGATGCGCACTCGTGAACTGGACAAGCTGGAAAACAGCCTGGGCGGTATCAAAGATATGGGCGGTCTGCCAGACGCGCTGTTCGTTATCGACGCCGATCACGAGCACATCGCAATCAAAGAAGCTAACAACCTGGGCATTCCAGTATTCGCAGTGGTTGATACCAACTCCGATCCAGATGGCGTTGACTACATCATCCCTGGTAACGATGACGCAATCCGTGCAGTTAGCCTGTACCTGAGCGCTGTTGCTACTGCTGTCCGCGAAGGCCGTTCTCAAGATCTGGCTGTGCAGGCAGAAGAAGGCTTAGTCGAAGCTGAATAA
- the pyrH gene encoding UMP kinase encodes MATNAKPVYQRILLKLSGEALQGTEGFGIDASILDRMAQEVKELVELGIQVGVVIGGGNLFRGAGLAKAGMNRVVGDHMGMLATVMNGLAMRDALHRAYVNARLMSAIPLNGVCDNYSWAEAISLLRNNRVVIFSAGTGNPFFTTDSAACLRGIEIEADVVLKATKVDGVYSADPVKDPAATMYETLTYQDVLERELKVMDLAAFTLARDHNLPIRVFNMNKPGALRRVVMGEKEGTLISQ; translated from the coding sequence ATGGCAACCAACGCAAAACCCGTCTATCAACGAATCCTGCTGAAGCTCAGTGGCGAAGCTTTACAGGGAACTGAAGGTTTTGGTATCGATGCGAGCATTCTGGATCGCATGGCTCAGGAAGTGAAAGAACTGGTTGAGTTAGGCATTCAAGTCGGTGTGGTTATCGGCGGTGGTAACCTGTTTCGTGGCGCGGGTCTGGCTAAAGCGGGTATGAACCGCGTTGTGGGCGACCACATGGGAATGCTGGCGACCGTCATGAATGGTCTGGCAATGCGTGATGCGTTGCACCGTGCCTATGTGAACGCTCGCCTGATGTCTGCGATTCCCCTGAATGGCGTCTGTGACAACTACAGCTGGGCGGAAGCGATCAGCCTGCTGCGTAATAATCGCGTGGTGATTTTCTCCGCCGGAACCGGTAACCCTTTCTTTACCACGGATTCCGCGGCTTGCCTGCGCGGCATTGAGATTGAAGCGGATGTCGTATTGAAAGCGACCAAGGTCGATGGTGTCTATTCTGCCGATCCGGTAAAAGATCCTGCGGCGACGATGTACGAAACGCTAACCTATCAAGACGTGTTAGAACGTGAACTGAAAGTGATGGATCTTGCTGCGTTTACGCTGGCACGTGACCATAATTTGCCGATCCGTGTTTTCAACATGAACAAACCTGGCGCACTGCGTCGTGTTGTCATGGGTGAAAAAGAAGGGACGTTAATCAGTCAGTAA
- the ispU gene encoding (2E,6E)-farnesyl-diphosphate-specific ditrans,polycis-undecaprenyl-diphosphate synthase, which produces MPSDNQKNTHDLPPAVPRHVAIIMDGNGRWAKSRGKMRIFGHKAGVKAVRRSVSFAVSQGLDALTLYAFSSENWNRPAQEVSALMELFVRALDSEVKSLHKHNVRLRVIGDIGRFSPRLQERIRRSETLTEKNQGLTLNIAANYGGRWDIIQGVRQLAEQVQEGILRPDSINEASLCQYICLNDLAPVDLVIRTGGEHRISNFLLWQIAYAELYFTDVLWPDFDEQVFEGALNAFAQRERRFGGTTPIDADAS; this is translated from the coding sequence ATGCCGTCCGATAATCAAAAAAATACTCACGATCTGCCACCCGCCGTGCCGCGGCATGTTGCTATCATCATGGATGGCAATGGTCGCTGGGCGAAAAGCCGGGGGAAAATGCGGATTTTTGGCCACAAGGCTGGTGTAAAGGCTGTGCGGCGTTCTGTCAGTTTCGCCGTGAGCCAAGGGCTTGACGCACTGACACTTTATGCATTTAGCAGTGAAAACTGGAACCGTCCAGCGCAGGAAGTCTCCGCACTCATGGAACTGTTTGTTCGGGCGCTGGACAGTGAAGTGAAAAGCCTGCACAAGCACAATGTCCGCCTGCGGGTGATTGGCGATATCGGCCGCTTCAGCCCGCGCTTACAAGAGCGAATCCGTCGTTCAGAGACGCTGACAGAAAAGAATCAGGGGCTCACACTCAATATTGCCGCGAATTATGGCGGCCGTTGGGATATTATTCAGGGAGTACGGCAACTTGCAGAACAGGTGCAGGAAGGCATTCTTCGCCCTGATAGCATTAATGAAGCGTCATTATGTCAGTACATCTGTCTGAATGATCTGGCTCCGGTTGATTTGGTGATCAGAACCGGTGGAGAACACCGCATCAGTAATTTTCTTCTGTGGCAAATTGCTTATGCTGAACTTTACTTTACTGATGTCCTCTGGCCTGATTTCGATGAACAAGTCTTTGAAGGTGCGCTGAATGCTTTTGCACAACGCGAGCGCCGCTTCGGGGGAACAACACCTATCGATGCTGATGCATCCTAG
- the map gene encoding type I methionyl aminopeptidase codes for MAISIKTPEDIEKMRVAGRLAAEVLEIIEPHVVPGVSTAELDRICHDHITNKQQAISACLGYHGFPKSVCISINEVVCHGIPSEERILKDGDIVNIDVTVIKDGFHGDTSKMFIAGKPTILGERLCRITQESLYLALKMVKPGIRLRTLGKAIQQFAEGNNFSVVREYCGHGIGKGFHEEPQVLHYDADDGGVVLQAGMAFTIEPMLNAGDYRIRTMKDGWTVKTKDRSLSAQYEHTIVVTDNGCEIMTLRKDDTIPNIITHEQ; via the coding sequence ATGGCAATTTCAATCAAAACCCCTGAAGACATCGAAAAAATGCGCGTAGCTGGTCGTCTGGCTGCCGAAGTCCTGGAAATCATCGAGCCTCACGTCGTACCGGGCGTGAGCACCGCCGAATTGGACAGAATCTGTCACGATCACATCACCAACAAGCAGCAGGCTATTTCTGCTTGCCTGGGCTACCACGGCTTCCCGAAATCCGTCTGCATTTCCATCAATGAAGTGGTATGCCACGGCATTCCTAGCGAAGAGCGAATCCTGAAAGACGGCGATATCGTCAACATCGACGTCACCGTAATCAAAGATGGCTTTCACGGTGATACGTCAAAAATGTTTATCGCGGGTAAGCCTACCATTCTGGGCGAGCGCCTCTGTCGCATCACTCAAGAAAGCCTCTATCTGGCGCTGAAGATGGTTAAGCCGGGTATTCGCCTGCGCACGCTGGGTAAAGCGATCCAGCAGTTTGCGGAAGGGAATAACTTCTCCGTAGTACGTGAGTATTGTGGTCACGGCATCGGCAAAGGCTTCCATGAAGAGCCACAGGTTCTGCACTACGATGCAGATGACGGCGGTGTGGTGTTGCAGGCGGGTATGGCATTTACGATCGAGCCCATGCTTAACGCAGGTGATTACCGCATCCGTACGATGAAAGACGGTTGGACAGTAAAAACCAAAGATCGCAGCTTGTCGGCACAGTACGAGCATACTATTGTGGTAACCGATAACGGCTGCGAAATAATGACGTTGCGAAAGGATGACACCATCCCCAACATCATCACGCATGAACAGTAA
- the tsf gene encoding translation elongation factor Ts translates to MAEITASLVKELRERTAAGMMECKKALVEANGDIELAIENMRKSGAIKAAKKAGNVAADGVIKTKIDGNYAVILEVNCQTDFVAKDGGFQAFADKVLDAAVAGKITDVDVLKAQFEEERVALVAKIGENINIRRVSALEGEVLGNYQHGARIGVLVAAKGADEELVKHLAMHVAASKPEFVKPEDVSAEVVEKEYQVQLEIAMQSGKPKEIAEKMVEGRMKKFTGEVSLTGQPFVMDPAKSVGQLLKEHNADVTNFIRFEVGEGIEKVETDFAAEVAAMSKQS, encoded by the coding sequence ATGGCTGAAATTACCGCATCCCTGGTAAAAGAGCTGCGTGAGCGTACCGCTGCAGGCATGATGGAATGTAAGAAAGCGCTGGTTGAAGCTAACGGCGACATCGAGCTGGCAATCGAAAACATGCGTAAATCTGGCGCGATCAAAGCTGCTAAGAAAGCAGGCAACGTTGCTGCTGACGGTGTGATTAAAACTAAGATCGACGGTAACTACGCTGTGATCCTGGAAGTTAACTGCCAGACCGACTTTGTTGCTAAAGATGGTGGTTTCCAGGCGTTTGCTGACAAAGTGCTGGATGCTGCGGTTGCAGGCAAAATCACTGATGTTGACGTGTTGAAAGCACAATTCGAAGAAGAGCGTGTTGCACTGGTTGCCAAAATCGGTGAGAACATCAACATTCGCCGTGTTTCTGCTCTGGAAGGCGAAGTTCTGGGTAACTACCAACACGGTGCGCGCATCGGTGTTCTGGTCGCTGCTAAAGGTGCTGACGAAGAGCTGGTTAAACACCTGGCTATGCACGTTGCAGCAAGCAAACCAGAATTCGTTAAGCCAGAAGACGTGTCTGCTGAAGTGGTAGAGAAAGAATACCAGGTTCAGTTAGAAATCGCGATGCAGTCTGGCAAGCCGAAAGAAATCGCAGAGAAAATGGTTGAAGGCCGTATGAAGAAATTCACCGGCGAAGTTTCTCTGACTGGCCAGCCTTTCGTTATGGACCCAGCCAAGTCTGTTGGTCAACTGCTGAAAGAGCATAATGCTGACGTGACTAACTTCATCCGTTTCGAAGTGGGTGAAGGTATTGAGAAAGTTGAGACTGATTTTGCTGCTGAAGTTGCAGCAATGAGTAAGCAGTCTTAA